The following proteins come from a genomic window of Xiphophorus couchianus chromosome 19, X_couchianus-1.0, whole genome shotgun sequence:
- the LOC114134230 gene encoding GTP-binding protein Di-Ras1-like yields MPEQSNDYRVVVFGAGGVGKSSLVLRFVKGTFRDTYIPTVEDTYRQVISCDKSVCTLQITDTTGSHQFPAMQRLSISKGHAFILVYSITSKQSLEELKPIYQQILAIKSNVEAIPIMLVGNKSDETHREVETKDGEDQANRWKCAFMETSAKTNHNVTELFQELLNLDKKRNMSLNIDGKRSGKQSRAERLKGKCSVM; encoded by the exons ATGCCGGAGCAGAGCAACGACTACCGTGTGGTGGTGTTCGGCGCGGGAGGCGTGGGGAAGAGCTCCCTGGTCCTGCGCTTCGTTAAGGGCACGTTCAGGGACACCTACATCCCCACGGTGGAGGACACCTACCGGCAAGTGATCAGCTGCGATAAAAGCGTGTGCACCCTGCAGATCACAGACACCACGGGCAGCCACCAGTTCCCAGCCATGCAGCGCCTCTCCATCTCCAAGGGCCACGCCTTCATCCTGGTCTACTCCATCACAAGCAAACagtctctggaggagctgaaaccCATTTAtcagcag ATTCTGGCCATAAAAAGCAATGTCGAGGCCATCCCCATCATGCTGGTGGGAAACAAGAGCGATGAGACCCATCGTGAGGTGGAGACCAAGGACGGGGAGGACCAGGCCAACCGCTGGAAGTGCGCCTTCATGGAGACGTCGGCCAAGACCAACCACAACGTCACGGAGCTCTTCCAGGAGCTGCTCAACCTGGACAAGAAGAGGAACATGAGCCTGAACATCGACGGCAAGCGCTCCGGGAAGCAGTCCCGCGCAGAGAGACTGAAGGGCAAATGCAGCGTGATGTAG